In Hermetia illucens chromosome 1, iHerIll2.2.curated.20191125, whole genome shotgun sequence, one genomic interval encodes:
- the LOC119657728 gene encoding uncharacterized protein LOC119657728: MAEKIDNNAPLKCTAGLSSTPCSDINSDCQNCRTGEKIQDAKQQEQLEPDQPKQLLTPSIAIPLPPPPSLVTCSPLEMPPVPPNTVESESQTDSLDEGIDTNDCCNNMACDQVAHDNGVPESNPSVSCDKYASNEQSYDNKQKLQVMCHPISSIIPRMNSEDQQLDDMTVSPEFINEAEVSYVEIHDKLIDRDALEAAADSSESEEDDQLKPLMVDNHQECYLAKRQIQQIIQQNSILMKELNSSTESDGPRSDRSYSQQLCNRQTPYLTESACESPDLQSSDDATSKDHRSNSIGQLQDGEKEIDSLSPDEIPDDQMAEEITEQVEFYFSNDNILKDAFLLKHVRRNKEGFVSLKLVSSFKRVRQLTKDWRVVGHALRRKSRKIELNELGTKIRRREPLPTFDETMPSRTIVACDLPVDKLCIEKVSDIFSKCGEIALIRILRPGAGIPVDVRQFMNKYPELQAKDCALVEFVESQSARNAKDLEGPFKVFEMVAPKKKTGKKAITVTKLIENYKYNDNNYERNRGGIMIPQPQTIENDLKYKLRRNNSDFYVKPEHAHICTQRKYSYNPNNANNNMSHATGNMYNHPHGVEQPTFIHYPRRASNFSIASSESMSRKYSSCSEGYSSCSDYSRRPSGASSSGDSRRGSNCSDYCPCSRRGSQCSTNIVGSPNMTLYNNDLLLRRMSSLSSSSQQHGGVPIGPEYNNDMGRRISTDINGGGSDRKLSTGSNGSGDRAIIHDSCRKFSNGFDPNRKLSNSDQYFNGRRLSSDSGYDRRMSFGSDYGSSPRSRSGSFLTCQHKNSETVVRTPIGPDGSKGFASRARKVGQIVSPV, encoded by the exons ATGGCagaaaaaattgataataatgCGCCGTTGAAATGCACTGCAGGCTTGTCGTCAACCCCTTGTTCTGATATTAATAGCGATTGCCAAAATTGCCGAACGGGAGAGAAAATCCAAGATGCAAAACAACAAGAACAACTTGAACCTGACCAACCGAAGCAGCTTCTAACACCATCGATTGCCATCCCGTTACCCCCACCCCCTTCCTTGGTAACCTGCAGTCCGTTGGAAATGCCACCAGTACCGCCAAATACTGTGGAAAGTGAAAGTCAAACGGACTCTTTAGATGAAGGGATCGATACAAATGATTGCTGCAATAATATGGCCTGTGATCAAGTAGCACATGATAATGGAGTTCCTGAATCAAACCCTTCAGTATCATGTGATAAGTATGCATCAAACGAGCAAAGTTATGATAATAAGCAGAAACTGCAGGTAATGTGCCATCCGATCTCTTCCATCATCCCTAGAATGAATAGTGAGGACCAACAACTTGATGATATGACTGTTAGCCCTGAGTTCATTAATGAAGCAGAAGTTTCCTATGTGGAAATTCATGACAAGCTGATTGATCGTGATGCACTGGAGGCTGCGGCTGATTCTTCCGAGTCCGAGGAAGACGATCAACTGAAGCCCCTCATGGTCGACAACCACCAGGAATGCTATTTGGCTAAAAGGCAGATTCAACAGATCATACAACAGAATAGCATTTTGATGAAAGAACTGAATAGCTCAACTGAAAGTGATGGTCCTCGAAGTGATCGTTCCTACTCACAGCAATTGTGCAACAGGCAAACCCCGTACCTAACCGAAAGTGCCTGTGAAAGTCCGGACCTACAGtcctcagatgatgcaactaGTAAGGATCATAGGTCTAATTCCATTGGGCAGTTACAAGACGGAGAAAAAGAAATTGACAGCCTAAGTCCTGATGAAATACCTGATGATCAGATGGCCGAGGAGATCACGGAACAGGTGGAATTTTACTTTTCCAATGACAATATCTTGAAGGATGCCTTTCTACTCAAACATGTACGTCGTAACAAGGAAGGTTTCGTTAGTCTAAAACTTGTCTCCAGTTTCAAACGAGTCCGTCAATTGACAAAGGATTGGCGAGTTGTAGGACATGCATTACGCCGAAAGAGTCGAAAGATTGAACTTAACGAATTAGGAACGAAAATACGTCGCAGAGAACCCTTGCCCACATTTGATGAAACCATGCCATCACGAACAATTGTCGCATGCGATTTACCTGTGGATAAGCTATGCATTGAAAAAGTTTCCGATATTTTCTCTAAATGCGGTGAAATCGCATTGATTCGTATCCTCCGTCCAGGTGCAGGTATTCCGGTAGATGTTCGTCAGTTTATGAATAAATATCCGGAGTTACAGGCCAAAGATTGTGCACTGGTTGAATTCGTCGAGTCCCAGTCGGCTCGAAATGCTAAGGATCTGGAAGGACCGTTCAAGGTCTTTGAAATGGTCGCTCCTAAGAAGAAGACTGGTAAGAAAGCCATTACTGTAACTAAACTAATTGAGAATTATAAATATAACGATAATAACTACGAGAGAAATCGCGGTGGGATCATGATCCCTCAACCGCAGACGATTGAAAACGATCTAAAATACAAGTTGCGTCGTAACAACTCCGATTTCTATGTGAAGCCGGAACATGCCCATATTTGTACGCAACGAAAATATTCGTATAACCCGAACAACGCCAACAATAATATGAGCCATGCTACTGGCAATATGTACAACCATCCCCATGGAGTTGAACAACCTACTTTTATTCACTATCCGCGCCGAGCCAGCAACTTTTCGATTGCCAGTAGTGAAAGTATGTCGCGCAAGTATTCATCCTGTTCAGAAGGATATTCCAGTTGTTCCGACTACTCTCGACGCCCCTCCGGGGCCTCCTCGTCTGGTGATTCCAGACGCGGTTCTAACTGTTCTGACTATTGCCCTTGCTCGCGTCGCGGCTCCCAATGCAGCACCAATATCGTGGGCAGCCCAAATATGACCCTCTACAACAATGATTTGCTCCTTCGAAGGATGTCGTCTTTATCATCATCTTCCCAACAACATGGCGGCGTTCCAATTGGTCCTGAATACAATAAC GACATGGGCCGCAGGATATCAACTGATATAAACGGTGGCGGCAGCGATCGTAAACTTtcgaccggatcaaatgggagTGGGGATCGGGCTATTATTCATGATTCATGCCGAAAATTTTCCAATGGATTCGATCCGAACCGAAAGCTATCGAATAGTGATCAGTACTTTAATGGTAGACGATTGTCTTCCGATTCAGGATATGATAGAAGGATGTCTTTCGGTTCGGATTATGGAAGTTCACCGAGATCACGTAGTGGAAGTTTTTTAACTTGCCAACATAAGAATTCGGAAACAGTCGTTCGAACCCCAATTGGGCCCGATGGAAGCAAGGGATTCGCCTCGCGAGCACGTAAAGTTGGGCAAATAGTATCacctgtgtaa